One Narcine bancroftii isolate sNarBan1 chromosome 3, sNarBan1.hap1, whole genome shotgun sequence DNA window includes the following coding sequences:
- the LOC138757689 gene encoding protocadherin-10-like isoform X4, translating into MTFLFLLVCILIDRVACQIRYSVPEEQEHGTFVGNIAEDLRLDVTKLAARRFQTVPSSRTPHLEVNLENGVLFVNEKIDREQICKQSPSCLLHLEVFLKNPLELFRVEIEIVDINDNPPSFPEADIMVEISESASAGTRLPLESAFDPDVGSNSLRTYEITPNSYFYLDVQTQGDGNKFAELVLEKSLDREQQALHRYVLTAVDGGLPQRTGTALLSIKVLDSNDNVPVFEQSVYTVSLPENSPVGTLVIQLNATDRDEGKNGEVVYSFSNHVSPRVKELFSIEPRTGWIEVKGVIDYEESSLYQLYVQAKDLGPNAVPAHCKVLVKVTDVNDNAPEISFSTVSNSVNESATLGTVVALLSVVDRDSGDNGQLQCEILGQVPFKLKPSFKNYYTIVTDGPLDRETTDSYTVTIVAKDRGSPPLASSKSIKVQVADENDNAPRFSQSSYDVHVTENNVPGAYIYAVTAVDPDVGQNAYISYSILECDIQGMSVFTYVSINSENGYLYALRSFDYEQLKEFSFIVQVKDAGNPPLSSNATINIIIVDQNDNAPSIVSPVSQNGSAKEVVPRSAEPGYLVARLVAVDADNDENARLTYYIAKGNELGLFRLDWRSGELKTVRRLSINKKAPSAAFELLIEVRDHGQPPLSATATILVMVVDSPVDRQGERGNRAGNPKENSLDLTLILIIALGSVSFVFLLAMIVLAIRCQKDKKVNIYSCLASECCACCRQARNRKKKLSKSDIMLVQTTNTNAAQVSVEEGGFGHHSQNYCYQVCLTPESAKTDLMFLKPCSPVRSTDAEHNPCGAIITGYTDQQPDIISNGSLLSNETKHQRTELSFLVDRPRRVNSSAFQEADIVSSKDSGHGDSEQGDSDHDATNRAHNSDFQHLHFDSFTEVVNKFF; encoded by the exons ATGACCTTCCTATTCCTTTTGGTTTGCATCCTGATCGACCGCGTCGCCTGTCAGATCCGCTATTCGGTTCCTGAGGAGCAAGAACATGGAACTTTCGTAGGAAATATCGCCGAGGATTTGAGATTGGATGTGACGAAGCTGGCCGCCCGCAGGTTTCAGACGGTACCGAGCTCCAGGACTCCGCACTTGGAGGTGAACCTAGAGAACGGGGTGCTCTTCGTCAACGAGAAGATCGACCGCGAACAGATCTGTAAGCAGAGCCCCAGCTGTCTGTTGCACCTCGAGGTCTTCCTGAAGAACCCGCTGGAACTTTTCCGCGTGGAGATCGAGATCGTGGATATTAACGACAACCCGCCGAGTTTCCCGGAGGCAGACATTATGGTGGAGATATCTGAGAGCGCCAGTGCTGGCACTCGGCTGCCGCTGGAGAGCGCGTTCGACCCGGACGTGGGTAGCAACTCGCTCCGCACCTACGAGATCACCCCCAATAGTTACTTTTACCTCGATGTGCAGACCCAAGGAGACGGCAACAAGTTCGCCGAGCTGGTGCTGGAGAAAAGCCTAGACCGGGAGCAGCAAGCTCTCCACCGGTATGTGCTGACGGCGGTGGACGGGGGATTACCCCAGCGCACCGGCACCGCACTGTTGAGCATTAAGGTACTAGACTCCAACGATAACGTGCCCGTCTTCGAGCAGTCAGTCTACACGGTGAGCCTGCCCGAGAACTCGCCGGTCGGAACCCTTGTCATTCAGCTCAACGCTACCGACCGCGACGAAGGCAAAAACGGCGAGGTGGTGTACTCGTTCAGCAACCACGTTTCGCCCAGGGTGAAGGAGCTATTCAGTATCGAACCCAGGACAGGTTGGATAGAGGTGAAGGGGGTTATCGACTATGAAGAGAGCAGTCTTTACCAGTTATACGTCCAGGCGAAAGATCTGGGGCCCAACGCGGTGCCGGCTCACTGCAAAGTGCTGGTGAAAGTTACCGACGTGAACGACAATGCGCCGGAGATCAGTTTCAGCACCGTTTCCAACTCGGTGAACGAAAGCGCAACCCTCGGCACCGTGGTGGCATTGCTGAGTGTCGTCGACCGTGACTCGGGCGACAACGGACAGCTCCAGTGCGAGATCCTGGGCCAGGTGCCTTTCAAACTGAAGCCCTCCTTCAAGAATTACTACACAATCGTGACGGACGGGCCGCTGGACCGTGAAACCACCGACTCCTACACAGTTACTATCGTGGCGAAGGACAGGGGCTCGCCCCCTTTAGCCTCCAGCAAGTCCATCAAGGTCCAAGTGGCGGACGAGAACGATAATGCCCCCCGCTTCTCCCAATCTTCCTACGATGTGCATGTTACCGAGAATAACGTTCCTGGGGCTTATATTTACGCAGTGACGGCCGTGGATCCCGATGTTGGGCAGAACGCGTACATATCGTACTCCATATTAGAGTGTGATATACAGGGTATGTCGGTTTTTACTTATGTGTCAATTAACTCAGAGAATGGCTACTTGTACGCCTTGCGCTCTTTCGATTACGAGCAGCTCAAGGAGTTCAGTTTCATAGTTCAGGTCAAAGACGCGGGTAACCCGCCACTAAGCAGCAACGCCACCATCAACATTATCATTGTGGATCAGAACGACAACGCGCCGTCCATCGTATCGCCCGTGTCCCAAAACGGCAGCGCCAAGGAAGTGGTACCTCGCTCCGCTGAGCCGGGCTATCTGGTAGCCAGACTGGTGGCCGTGGACGCAGACAACGACGAGAATGCTCGACTCACCTACTACATCGCTAAGGGCAACGAGCTGGGACTCTTCAGGTTGGATTGGAGGAGTGGAGAGCTCAAGACTGTCCGGAGGTTGTCCATCAACAAGAAGGCCCCTAGCGCAGCTTTCGAGCTCTTGATCGAGGTGAGGGATCACGGGCAACCTCCTCTTTCAGCTACCGCTACCATCCTCGTGATGGTGGTGGACAGTCCCGTGGATCGCCAGGGTGAACGGGGCAACCGAGCTGGCAATCCGAAGGAAAACTCGCTGGATTTGACCCTGATCTTGATTATCGCCCTGGGTTCGGTCTCCTTCGTTTTTCTGCTGGCCATGATCGTGTTGGCAATCAGGTGCCAGAAAGATAAGAAGGTGAACATCTACAGCTGTTTGGCCAGCGAGTGTTGCGCCTGCTGCAGGCAggcaagaaacaggaagaaaaagCTCAGCAAATCTGACATCATGCTGGTCCAGACCACCAACACCAACGCAGCACAGGTGTCGGTGGAGGAAGGGGGCTTTGGACACCACAGTCAAAATTACTGTTACCAAGTATGCCTGACTCCCGAATCGGCCAAAACGGACCTCATGTTCTTGAAACCATGTAGCCCAGTAAGGAGTACGGATGCTGAACATAACCCCTGCGGGGCCATCATAACGGGGTACACCGACCAGCAGCCCGACATCATTTCCAATGGGAGTTTGTTATCAAATGAG ACAAAACACCAGCGGACTGAACTCAGTTTTCTTGTGGACCGACCCCGCCGAGTTAACAG ttcTGCTTTCCAGGAAGCGGACATCGTGAGCTCGAAAGACAGTGGTCACGGTGACAGCGAACAAGGAGACAGTGACCACGACGCTACTAACCGAGCTCACAATTCTG atttccagcatttgcattttGACAGTTTTACTGAGGTTGTAAATAAGTTTTTTTGA
- the LOC138757689 gene encoding protocadherin-10-like isoform X3 produces MTFLFLLVCILIDRVACQIRYSVPEEQEHGTFVGNIAEDLRLDVTKLAARRFQTVPSSRTPHLEVNLENGVLFVNEKIDREQICKQSPSCLLHLEVFLKNPLELFRVEIEIVDINDNPPSFPEADIMVEISESASAGTRLPLESAFDPDVGSNSLRTYEITPNSYFYLDVQTQGDGNKFAELVLEKSLDREQQALHRYVLTAVDGGLPQRTGTALLSIKVLDSNDNVPVFEQSVYTVSLPENSPVGTLVIQLNATDRDEGKNGEVVYSFSNHVSPRVKELFSIEPRTGWIEVKGVIDYEESSLYQLYVQAKDLGPNAVPAHCKVLVKVTDVNDNAPEISFSTVSNSVNESATLGTVVALLSVVDRDSGDNGQLQCEILGQVPFKLKPSFKNYYTIVTDGPLDRETTDSYTVTIVAKDRGSPPLASSKSIKVQVADENDNAPRFSQSSYDVHVTENNVPGAYIYAVTAVDPDVGQNAYISYSILECDIQGMSVFTYVSINSENGYLYALRSFDYEQLKEFSFIVQVKDAGNPPLSSNATINIIIVDQNDNAPSIVSPVSQNGSAKEVVPRSAEPGYLVARLVAVDADNDENARLTYYIAKGNELGLFRLDWRSGELKTVRRLSINKKAPSAAFELLIEVRDHGQPPLSATATILVMVVDSPVDRQGERGNRAGNPKENSLDLTLILIIALGSVSFVFLLAMIVLAIRCQKDKKVNIYSCLASECCACCRQARNRKKKLSKSDIMLVQTTNTNAAQVSVEEGGFGHHSQNYCYQVCLTPESAKTDLMFLKPCSPVRSTDAEHNPCGAIITGYTDQQPDIISNGSLLSNETKHQRTELSFLVDRPRRVNSSAFQEADIVSSKDSGHGDSEQGDSDHDATNRAHNSGRSPRCILLQLGESRTVQDADFSTTAVNAAL; encoded by the exons ATGACCTTCCTATTCCTTTTGGTTTGCATCCTGATCGACCGCGTCGCCTGTCAGATCCGCTATTCGGTTCCTGAGGAGCAAGAACATGGAACTTTCGTAGGAAATATCGCCGAGGATTTGAGATTGGATGTGACGAAGCTGGCCGCCCGCAGGTTTCAGACGGTACCGAGCTCCAGGACTCCGCACTTGGAGGTGAACCTAGAGAACGGGGTGCTCTTCGTCAACGAGAAGATCGACCGCGAACAGATCTGTAAGCAGAGCCCCAGCTGTCTGTTGCACCTCGAGGTCTTCCTGAAGAACCCGCTGGAACTTTTCCGCGTGGAGATCGAGATCGTGGATATTAACGACAACCCGCCGAGTTTCCCGGAGGCAGACATTATGGTGGAGATATCTGAGAGCGCCAGTGCTGGCACTCGGCTGCCGCTGGAGAGCGCGTTCGACCCGGACGTGGGTAGCAACTCGCTCCGCACCTACGAGATCACCCCCAATAGTTACTTTTACCTCGATGTGCAGACCCAAGGAGACGGCAACAAGTTCGCCGAGCTGGTGCTGGAGAAAAGCCTAGACCGGGAGCAGCAAGCTCTCCACCGGTATGTGCTGACGGCGGTGGACGGGGGATTACCCCAGCGCACCGGCACCGCACTGTTGAGCATTAAGGTACTAGACTCCAACGATAACGTGCCCGTCTTCGAGCAGTCAGTCTACACGGTGAGCCTGCCCGAGAACTCGCCGGTCGGAACCCTTGTCATTCAGCTCAACGCTACCGACCGCGACGAAGGCAAAAACGGCGAGGTGGTGTACTCGTTCAGCAACCACGTTTCGCCCAGGGTGAAGGAGCTATTCAGTATCGAACCCAGGACAGGTTGGATAGAGGTGAAGGGGGTTATCGACTATGAAGAGAGCAGTCTTTACCAGTTATACGTCCAGGCGAAAGATCTGGGGCCCAACGCGGTGCCGGCTCACTGCAAAGTGCTGGTGAAAGTTACCGACGTGAACGACAATGCGCCGGAGATCAGTTTCAGCACCGTTTCCAACTCGGTGAACGAAAGCGCAACCCTCGGCACCGTGGTGGCATTGCTGAGTGTCGTCGACCGTGACTCGGGCGACAACGGACAGCTCCAGTGCGAGATCCTGGGCCAGGTGCCTTTCAAACTGAAGCCCTCCTTCAAGAATTACTACACAATCGTGACGGACGGGCCGCTGGACCGTGAAACCACCGACTCCTACACAGTTACTATCGTGGCGAAGGACAGGGGCTCGCCCCCTTTAGCCTCCAGCAAGTCCATCAAGGTCCAAGTGGCGGACGAGAACGATAATGCCCCCCGCTTCTCCCAATCTTCCTACGATGTGCATGTTACCGAGAATAACGTTCCTGGGGCTTATATTTACGCAGTGACGGCCGTGGATCCCGATGTTGGGCAGAACGCGTACATATCGTACTCCATATTAGAGTGTGATATACAGGGTATGTCGGTTTTTACTTATGTGTCAATTAACTCAGAGAATGGCTACTTGTACGCCTTGCGCTCTTTCGATTACGAGCAGCTCAAGGAGTTCAGTTTCATAGTTCAGGTCAAAGACGCGGGTAACCCGCCACTAAGCAGCAACGCCACCATCAACATTATCATTGTGGATCAGAACGACAACGCGCCGTCCATCGTATCGCCCGTGTCCCAAAACGGCAGCGCCAAGGAAGTGGTACCTCGCTCCGCTGAGCCGGGCTATCTGGTAGCCAGACTGGTGGCCGTGGACGCAGACAACGACGAGAATGCTCGACTCACCTACTACATCGCTAAGGGCAACGAGCTGGGACTCTTCAGGTTGGATTGGAGGAGTGGAGAGCTCAAGACTGTCCGGAGGTTGTCCATCAACAAGAAGGCCCCTAGCGCAGCTTTCGAGCTCTTGATCGAGGTGAGGGATCACGGGCAACCTCCTCTTTCAGCTACCGCTACCATCCTCGTGATGGTGGTGGACAGTCCCGTGGATCGCCAGGGTGAACGGGGCAACCGAGCTGGCAATCCGAAGGAAAACTCGCTGGATTTGACCCTGATCTTGATTATCGCCCTGGGTTCGGTCTCCTTCGTTTTTCTGCTGGCCATGATCGTGTTGGCAATCAGGTGCCAGAAAGATAAGAAGGTGAACATCTACAGCTGTTTGGCCAGCGAGTGTTGCGCCTGCTGCAGGCAggcaagaaacaggaagaaaaagCTCAGCAAATCTGACATCATGCTGGTCCAGACCACCAACACCAACGCAGCACAGGTGTCGGTGGAGGAAGGGGGCTTTGGACACCACAGTCAAAATTACTGTTACCAAGTATGCCTGACTCCCGAATCGGCCAAAACGGACCTCATGTTCTTGAAACCATGTAGCCCAGTAAGGAGTACGGATGCTGAACATAACCCCTGCGGGGCCATCATAACGGGGTACACCGACCAGCAGCCCGACATCATTTCCAATGGGAGTTTGTTATCAAATGAG ACAAAACACCAGCGGACTGAACTCAGTTTTCTTGTGGACCGACCCCGCCGAGTTAACAG ttcTGCTTTCCAGGAAGCGGACATCGTGAGCTCGAAAGACAGTGGTCACGGTGACAGCGAACAAGGAGACAGTGACCACGACGCTACTAACCGAGCTCACAATTCTG